Proteins co-encoded in one Scylla paramamosain isolate STU-SP2022 chromosome 43, ASM3559412v1, whole genome shotgun sequence genomic window:
- the LOC135093575 gene encoding KRAB-A domain-containing protein 2-like, giving the protein MATWSSPDHPEHPLDHPPNQAADTEWETMFLQTILKWDVQQESHYNILTAEKYGSLLQEVKEAKTAEKKTSLQYRRLKRFDVIEIGGVQKLIASSKNDEVRYYVPAPEIFEVIKTSHVAIGHGGRDRLKCEINRKYANVTADMIKLFLTMCEVCQSKKNKKKRGLVSKPILHSELNSRCQVDLIDMQTQADGKYKFIMVYQDHLTKFVILRALQCKRAEEVAYHLVDIFLTFGTPCILQSDNGREFVNSVITSLASLWPELKIVHGKPRHSQSQGSVERANQDNENMLSGWMKDNDTARWSEGLRFVQFMKNRAHHSGINRSPYKAMFGVEPRVGLATTCIPRELIKDVNNEEDLEKIIAHVNKDTVGESNVALQMTNQDDINSRSSKRSEVFSCCVCEMEISEGHYCSKCGLHIHESCGINVESGKDGFGSNVICLNCNSEAQISHDRQVASTSLKKQAKRMKTVSDASHPPASVGQNVTVPIPDVDKGKGDLRNIIAVVLNRSEDELYKLGTRDGILKKLYSRSEFDVCKQLFLDVKDIPTDKEISLRSAATSSSVGTGQRFFRCHCTKHCATNICKCKKNKVLCNSKCHNSMSCKNK; this is encoded by the coding sequence ATGGCAACTTGGAGCTCACCTGATCATCCTGAACACCCTCTTGACCACCCTCCTAACCAGGCAGCTGACACTGAATGGGAGACTATGTTTTTACAGACTATACTGAAGTGGGACGTGCAACAAGAATCACACTACAACATACTTACTGCAGAAAAATACGGTTCACTGTtgcaggaggtaaaggaggctaAAACTGCTGAGAAGAAAACGTCTCTACAGTACAGAAGACTGAAGCGGTTTGATGTCATTGAAATTGGTGGTGTTCAAAAACTGATTGCAAGTAGCAAAAATGACGAAGTTCGTTATTACGTTCCTGCTCCCGAGATTTTTGAAGTCATTAAGACATCTCATGTAGCAATCGGTCATGGTGGTCGAGATAGACTGAAATGTGAAATTAACAGGAAATATGCAAATGTGACAGCCGATATGATAAAGCTCTTCTTGACCATGTGTGAAGTGTgccaaagtaagaaaaataaaaagaaaagaggacttGTTTCCAAACCAATCTTACACTCAGAGCTAAATAGTCGGTGTCAAGTGGACTTAATTGATATGCAGACACAAGCagatggaaaatataaattcataatGGTTTATCAAGATCATTTAACTAAATTTGTGATACTACGTGCATTGCAATGTAAACGTGCTGAAGAAGTTGCTTATCaccttgttgatatttttttaacatttggAACACCCTGTATTTTACAGAGTGATAACGGAAGAGAATTTGTAAATAGTGTTATAACGTCCTTAGCTTCTTTGTGGCCAGAGTTGAAAATTGTGCATGGAAAACCAAGACATAGTCAAAGTCAAGGGTCTGTAGAACGGGCAAAtcaagataatgaaaatatgttaagtggatggatgaaagaCAATGATACAGCAAGGTGGTCCGAAGGATTACGCTTTGTACAATTTATGAAGAACAGAGCCCATCATTCTGGTATAAATCGAAGCCCATACAAAGCAATGTTTGGTGTAGAACCAAGGGTTGGCCTTGCAACAACATGCATTCCACGAGAATTGATTAAAGATGTAAATAATGAGGAGGATTTGGAGAAGATAATTGCACATGTAAACAAGGACACTGTTGGGGAATCTAATGTTGCCTTGCAGATGACAAATCAAGATGACATAAATTCACGATCTAGTAAAAGAAGTGAAGTGTtttcgtgttgtgtgtgtgaaatggaaATAAGTGAAGGTCACTACTGCTCGAAGTGTGGCTTACATATTCACGAATCTTGTGGAATAAACGTTGAGAGCGGCAAGGATGGCTTTGGATCTAATGTTATATGTTTAAACTGTAATTCTGAAGCACAAATATCACATGATAGGCAAGTAGCTAGTACTAGTTTGAAAAAGCAGgcaaaaagaatgaagacagtATCTGATGCGTCTCACCCTCCAGCAAGTGTGGGACAAAATGTTACTGTACCAATTCCAGATGTTGACAAGGGAAAAGGAGATTTGCGGAATATCATTGCAGTTGTTTTAAACAGAAGTGAGGATGAATTGTATAAGTTAGGTACTAGAGACGGCATTCTTAAAAAATTGTATAGTCGGTCTGAATTTGATGTGTGTAAACAGTTATTCCTAGATGTGAAAGATATACCTACCGACAAAGAAATATCTTTAAGAAGTGCAGCAACTAGTTCAAGTGTGGGAACAGGCCAAAGATTCTTTAGATGTCATTGTACAAAACATTGTGCAACCAACATttgcaaatgtaaaaaaaataaagtcctTTGTAATTCAAAGTGTCACAATAGTATGTcatgtaaaaacaaataa
- the LOC135093461 gene encoding uncharacterized protein LOC135093461, with product MVRYQMLSRDDIVAISSLHKTGHSTRAISDQTGVSVRQVQRYVRRMAEMGGNKIPAKRKPPGNTRKTSLRTLRVVHLELERNPRVSARKIREDNFGLLSNVSVRTLSRRIHDDLQYLSYAARPKPVVSVAQQEKRLAFCDGMKDWTIEQWRGVLWSDESRFIVTASSQGRVYRRPGSDPFDPRYTAPAVRFPDSLMVWGCFSYHGVGSLVVLPKNTTMNQGN from the coding sequence ATGGTGCGCTACCAGATGTTGTCACGGGATGACATCGTAGCCATCTCATCTCTCCACAAGACTGGGCACTCCACACGGGCTATCTCTGACCAGACGGGTGTCAGTGTCCGTCAAGTTCAACGATACGTGAGGCGCATGGCTGAAATGGGCGGCAACAAAATACCCGCGAAGAGGAAACCACCAGGAAACACCCGCAAAACTTCCCTACGAACCCTGAGGGTGGTACACCTTGAACTTGAACGCAATCCACGAGTATCAgccagaaaaataagggaagacaaCTTTGGATTGCTGAGTAATGTGTCTGTGAGGACATTATCGCGCCGTATCCACGACGACCTCCAGTACCTGAGTTATGCAGCGCGCCCCAAGCCTGTGGTTTCTGTAGCCCAGCAAGAGAAGAGACTTGCATTTTGTGATGGGATGAAGGACTGGACTATCGAGCAGTGGCGTGGCGTGCTGTGGAGCGACGAGTCAAGATTCATAGTGACAGCCAGCAGTCAAGGTCGCGTGTACCGGCGCCCAGGCAGCGATCCCTTTGACCCCCGCTACACTGCTCCTGCCGTCAGGTTCCCTGATTCGTTGATGGTATGGGGATGCTTTTCCTACCATGGGGTGGGGAGCCTCGTGGTGTTACCCAAGAACACCACAATGAATCAGGGGAATTAA